In the Arthrobacter zhaoxinii genome, one interval contains:
- a CDS encoding sensor histidine kinase, with translation MHRGSLAGRLFLAQLGFILCVSGGIAWGLYQQAEENTYDETRSRMLAVAKTVAAGSAVRTAVDSPDPAVLQGYAREVMERVGVDFLTIMDTDRTRFTHRNPDQIGRPYIGSVDAALAGESFTETYTGTLGPSVRAITPVYDDAGTVTALVAAGITVDRVGIARDARLPELFAIDAAALAAGAAGSYLLSRYLRRATAGLGPAELMHMYAFYDSALHSVREGLLLLNDRGQLVLYNDEAAVLLGLPPAGTSASGQELPDVPGPLVSLLRSGRDAKEEIHLTGERILVVNQSAAVSAGQHGRRFGTVTTLRDSTDVESLTGELASMRTLAEALSAQAHEHANRVHTLASLIELGRSDEALRFATADLEQSQHLNDEVLAAVEEPAVTALLMGKTAQARERGITLDVEVEPAAERFTGAGLDPVELVTIIGNLLDNAFDAAEHSVILHLGSGDGGLLIEVQDDGPGVDPDILEQIFEQGFSTKELQAGRVLAGRGIGLALVRQAVTRLGGTIRVLSGSGACFSVELPVQPGDPVPGSLAKAAS, from the coding sequence GTGCACCGAGGCAGCCTAGCCGGCCGGCTGTTCCTGGCCCAGCTGGGCTTCATCCTGTGTGTCTCGGGCGGGATCGCCTGGGGTCTGTACCAGCAGGCGGAAGAGAACACCTACGACGAAACCCGTTCACGGATGCTGGCCGTAGCCAAGACCGTGGCCGCCGGAAGCGCGGTTCGGACCGCCGTCGACTCCCCCGACCCCGCCGTGCTGCAGGGCTACGCCCGCGAGGTGATGGAGCGCGTCGGGGTGGACTTCCTCACGATCATGGATACCGACCGGACGCGGTTCACGCACCGGAACCCGGACCAGATCGGCAGGCCCTATATCGGTTCCGTGGATGCCGCCCTGGCCGGGGAGAGTTTCACGGAGACGTACACGGGGACGCTCGGCCCCTCGGTCCGCGCGATCACTCCGGTGTACGACGACGCCGGCACCGTCACCGCGCTCGTCGCCGCCGGCATCACCGTGGACCGCGTCGGCATTGCCCGTGACGCACGGCTGCCGGAACTGTTTGCGATTGACGCAGCCGCCCTGGCTGCAGGTGCCGCGGGGTCCTATCTGCTCAGCCGGTATCTGCGCCGGGCCACCGCCGGGCTGGGTCCTGCCGAGCTCATGCATATGTACGCCTTTTACGATTCGGCCCTGCACTCGGTGCGCGAGGGGCTGCTGCTGCTCAATGACCGGGGGCAGCTGGTGCTCTACAACGATGAGGCCGCCGTACTGCTCGGCCTGCCGCCGGCAGGCACGTCCGCTTCGGGCCAGGAGCTCCCGGATGTTCCCGGACCGCTCGTGTCCCTGCTGCGCTCGGGCCGGGATGCCAAGGAGGAAATCCATCTCACCGGCGAGCGCATCCTGGTGGTCAACCAGTCCGCCGCGGTTTCCGCGGGACAGCACGGCCGGCGTTTCGGTACCGTCACCACGCTGCGGGACTCCACCGACGTCGAATCCCTGACCGGAGAGCTCGCCTCCATGCGCACGCTCGCCGAGGCCCTGAGTGCCCAGGCCCATGAACATGCCAACCGGGTGCACACCCTGGCGTCACTGATCGAGCTGGGGCGCAGCGACGAGGCCCTCCGATTCGCCACTGCGGATCTGGAGCAGTCCCAGCACCTCAACGACGAGGTGCTGGCGGCAGTGGAGGAACCTGCGGTGACCGCCCTGCTGATGGGCAAGACCGCACAGGCCCGCGAGCGCGGCATCACCCTGGACGTCGAGGTGGAGCCGGCAGCCGAACGGTTCACCGGAGCAGGCCTGGACCCGGTGGAACTGGTGACCATCATCGGCAACCTGCTGGACAATGCCTTCGACGCCGCGGAGCACTCCGTGATCCTGCACCTGGGCAGCGGCGACGGCGGACTGCTGATCGAGGTGCAGGATGACGGCCCGGGCGTCGACCCGGACATACTCGAACAGATATTCGAACAGGGGTTCAGTACGAAGGAACTGCAGGCGGGACGGGTGCTGGCCGGCCGCGGGATCGGATTGGCACTGGTCCGCCAGGCAGTAACCCGGCTGGGCGGCACCATCCGGGTGCTCAGCGGCTCCGGGGCCTGCTTCAGCGTAGAGCTCCCCGTGCAGCCCGGGGACCCGGTTCCGGGCTCCCTCGCTAAGGCAGCGTCGTGA
- a CDS encoding ParA family protein yields MSSDQSSSTLQDAIATETVMGPTGRPLTVFPEPPVLTSHGPARIIAMVNQKGGVGKTTSTINLGAALAEAGRRVLLVDFDPQGALSAGMGANPHELDLTVYNVLMDRKVNIRDAIHETSIENIHLLPANIDLSAAEVQLVNEVAREQVLERALRKVSDDYDVILIDCQPSLGLLTVNALTAAHGVIIPLICEFFALRAVALLVETIEKVQDRLNPGLQVDGVLATMYDARTLHSREVISRLVEAFGDKVFETVIKRTIKFADATVAAEPITSYAGNHPGADSYRRLAKELIARGGAP; encoded by the coding sequence GTGAGCAGCGATCAGAGTTCATCAACTCTGCAGGACGCAATCGCAACCGAAACGGTGATGGGCCCTACGGGTCGTCCCCTGACGGTATTCCCCGAGCCTCCCGTTCTCACCTCGCATGGTCCTGCCCGGATCATTGCGATGGTGAACCAGAAGGGCGGGGTCGGTAAGACCACCTCCACCATCAATCTGGGTGCAGCCCTCGCCGAGGCCGGCCGCCGCGTACTGCTGGTCGACTTCGACCCGCAGGGTGCCCTGTCCGCAGGTATGGGCGCCAACCCGCACGAACTCGACCTCACCGTCTACAACGTGCTGATGGACCGCAAGGTGAATATCCGCGACGCGATTCACGAAACCTCCATCGAGAACATCCACCTGCTGCCGGCCAACATCGACCTTTCCGCGGCCGAGGTCCAGCTCGTGAACGAGGTAGCCCGCGAGCAGGTTCTCGAACGTGCCCTGCGCAAGGTTTCGGATGACTACGACGTCATCCTCATCGACTGCCAGCCGTCCCTGGGCCTGCTGACCGTCAACGCCCTCACAGCGGCACACGGTGTGATCATCCCGCTGATCTGCGAGTTCTTCGCCCTCCGTGCGGTGGCCCTGCTGGTGGAGACCATTGAGAAGGTCCAGGACCGGCTCAACCCCGGACTGCAGGTAGACGGTGTCCTGGCCACCATGTATGACGCCCGCACCCTGCACAGCCGCGAGGTCATTTCCCGCCTGGTGGAAGCCTTCGGCGACAAGGTCTTCGAAACGGTCATCAAGCGGACCATCAAGTTCGCAGACGCCACCGTGGCTGCGGAACCGATCACCTCCTACGCCGGCAACCACCCCGGCGCCGATTCCTACCGCCGCCTCGCCAAGGAACTGATTGCCCGCGGCGGCGCGCCCTAA
- a CDS encoding cation:dicarboxylate symporter family transporter: MAAAANPYDGSQKSRKRDRTHFLYIAVIAAVVLGAVLGLLAPEFAKGLKPLGTGFINLIKMMIAPVIFCTIVLGIGSIAKAATVGKVGGLALGYFIIMSTFALAIGLVVGNLIHPGEGLDLEASSGAAPAAPEEGEGMTGFLLSIIPTTLLASLTGESILQTLFVALLVGFALQKMGPAGAPVLKGIGYIQALVFRILMMIMWLAPIGAFGAISAVVGETGIQAIVSMATLMVAFYITCILFIVVILGGLLKLVTGFSIFKLMRYLGREYLLIFSTSSSEVALPRLIAKMEHLGISKPVVGVTVPTGYSFNLDGTAIYLTMAALFVASAMGKPLELGEQISLLVFMIVASKGAAGVTGAGLATLAGGLQSHRPDLIEGVGLIVGIDRFMSEARALTNFTGNAVATVLIGTWTKEIDKEQVNAVLNRERPFDEASMNVDAGTNEPHQTAESAELAATVPGPAGSTAVTGASAGTQH; encoded by the coding sequence ATGGCAGCTGCCGCTAATCCCTACGACGGTTCACAGAAGAGCCGTAAGCGGGACAGAACACATTTCCTCTACATCGCCGTAATCGCTGCGGTGGTGCTCGGTGCCGTGCTCGGGCTCCTTGCCCCCGAGTTTGCGAAGGGCCTGAAGCCCCTCGGGACGGGGTTCATCAACCTCATCAAGATGATGATTGCCCCCGTCATCTTCTGCACCATTGTCCTAGGCATCGGATCAATCGCCAAAGCAGCCACGGTCGGAAAGGTGGGCGGCCTGGCGCTTGGCTACTTCATCATCATGTCCACCTTCGCCCTGGCCATCGGCCTCGTGGTGGGCAACCTGATCCACCCGGGCGAAGGCCTGGACCTGGAGGCCTCCAGCGGTGCCGCTCCGGCCGCCCCCGAGGAGGGGGAAGGGATGACGGGCTTCCTGCTTAGCATCATCCCCACCACGCTGCTGGCCTCGCTTACCGGTGAGTCCATTCTGCAGACCCTGTTTGTTGCCCTGCTGGTCGGCTTTGCCCTGCAGAAGATGGGCCCCGCCGGCGCACCGGTGCTCAAGGGGATCGGCTACATCCAGGCGCTGGTGTTCCGCATCCTCATGATGATCATGTGGCTGGCTCCCATCGGAGCCTTCGGTGCCATTTCCGCCGTCGTCGGCGAGACCGGCATCCAGGCGATCGTGAGCATGGCCACCCTGATGGTTGCCTTCTACATCACCTGCATCCTCTTCATTGTCGTCATCCTGGGCGGACTGCTGAAGCTGGTCACCGGGTTCAGCATCTTCAAGCTCATGCGCTACCTGGGCCGCGAATACCTGCTGATCTTCTCCACCTCCTCTTCCGAGGTGGCCCTGCCCCGCCTGATCGCGAAGATGGAGCACCTCGGTATTTCCAAGCCCGTCGTCGGCGTGACGGTTCCGACGGGGTACTCCTTCAACCTCGACGGAACAGCCATCTACCTGACCATGGCCGCACTGTTCGTTGCCTCGGCCATGGGCAAGCCGCTGGAACTGGGCGAACAGATCTCCCTGCTGGTCTTTATGATCGTGGCCTCCAAGGGAGCCGCCGGCGTCACCGGCGCCGGCCTGGCCACCCTGGCCGGCGGCCTGCAGTCCCACCGCCCCGACCTGATCGAAGGCGTGGGCCTGATTGTCGGCATCGACCGGTTCATGTCCGAAGCCCGAGCGCTGACCAACTTCACCGGCAACGCCGTCGCCACCGTGCTGATCGGCACCTGGACCAAGGAAATCGACAAGGAACAGGTCAATGCAGTCCTGAACCGCGAGCGTCCCTTCGACGAGGCAAGCATGAACGTCGACGCCGGCACCAATGAACCGCACCAGACGGCGGAGTCCGCTGAACTGGCTGCCACCGTGCCCGGCCCGGCAGGCAGCACCGCAGTTACCGGCGCGTCCGCCGGGACGCAGCACTAA
- a CDS encoding pseudouridine synthase: protein MTPAPRSGSGRNTPRGGGRSAGGPAGGKGVGRGSKPSSPRTGGPRSASGLKPGEDRANGYRSVSPEAARPEKFKSDAVKAFGNSTGKSGGARTGAPKTGAPKSGTKSGAGKFGGPQAGQRKSGDRAFRGERFGQNLGPVRRSTTRRPAAPVISEQHNPEGVRLQKVMASAGVASRRVCEEMIAEGRVEVDGQVVTELGVRVDPETVAIHVDGMRLQLDETQKYYVFNKPRGVISTMEDPEGRPCISDFLKSTSKNERLFHVGRLDNETEGLLLLTNDGELTNRLTHPSYEVPKTYLVQVRGPMNHGVGAQMREGIELEDGFQKVDSFKLVDSTPGHLLVEVVLHSGRNRIVRRLFDAVGHPVERLVRTKIGPISLGDQRQGSIRVLGRGEVGHLLASVGL from the coding sequence ATGACCCCAGCACCCCGTTCCGGATCCGGCCGCAATACCCCGCGCGGCGGCGGACGCAGTGCCGGTGGCCCCGCCGGCGGCAAGGGCGTCGGCCGCGGCTCCAAGCCTTCCTCTCCCCGCACCGGCGGACCCCGCTCCGCATCGGGCCTGAAGCCCGGCGAAGACCGCGCGAACGGCTACCGGAGCGTCAGCCCCGAAGCCGCCCGTCCCGAGAAGTTCAAGTCCGACGCCGTGAAGGCCTTCGGCAACAGCACCGGCAAGTCCGGTGGCGCCCGCACCGGTGCACCCAAGACCGGCGCCCCCAAGTCCGGTACCAAGTCCGGTGCCGGCAAGTTCGGCGGCCCCCAGGCAGGCCAGCGCAAGAGCGGTGACCGCGCTTTCCGCGGGGAGCGCTTCGGCCAGAACCTGGGCCCCGTGCGCCGTTCCACCACCCGCCGCCCCGCGGCCCCGGTGATTTCCGAACAGCACAACCCCGAAGGCGTCCGCCTGCAGAAGGTCATGGCCAGTGCCGGCGTCGCCTCACGCCGCGTCTGCGAGGAAATGATTGCCGAAGGCCGCGTCGAAGTTGACGGCCAGGTTGTCACCGAGCTCGGCGTCCGCGTCGACCCGGAGACGGTGGCCATCCATGTGGACGGCATGCGCCTGCAGCTGGACGAAACCCAGAAGTACTACGTGTTCAACAAGCCCCGCGGCGTCATCTCCACCATGGAAGACCCCGAAGGGCGTCCCTGCATCAGCGACTTCCTTAAGTCCACCAGCAAGAACGAGCGTTTGTTCCACGTTGGCCGGCTGGACAACGAAACCGAGGGCCTGCTGCTGCTGACCAACGACGGCGAGCTGACCAACCGGCTGACGCACCCCTCCTACGAAGTGCCCAAAACCTACCTGGTGCAGGTCCGCGGACCGATGAACCACGGTGTGGGCGCACAGATGCGGGAAGGCATTGAGCTGGAAGACGGCTTCCAGAAGGTTGATTCCTTCAAACTCGTCGACTCCACCCCGGGCCACCTCCTGGTCGAGGTAGTCCTGCACTCGGGCCGCAACCGCATTGTCCGCCGGCTGTTCGACGCCGTCGGGCACCCGGTGGAGCGCCTCGTCCGCACGAAGATCGGCCCGATCAGCCTGGGTGACCAGCGCCAGGGCAGCATCCGCGTCCTCGGCCGCGGCGAGGTCGGACACCTGCTCGCCTCAGTAGGACTGTAG
- a CDS encoding AMP-binding protein: MDVQSTGAYAQAYERSSSDPEGFWLAAASLVDWDTPPSRALEDANAPLYSWYPGAELNTSYNALDRHVAAGRGDTAALIYDSAMLGTSRTYTYRELLAAVERFAGVLRGLGVGPGDRVIIYLPMIPEAVIAMLAAARLGAVHSVVFGGFAPRELAARIDDAEPTVIVTATGGLEPKRAVEYLPAVAEALETATHRVRAVVVAERTGFSGTREEFDGAGGAAWHDWDALAADALPAGPVPVAAADPLYILYTSGTTGSPKGVVRDNGSHAVAMAWSMENIYGVGPGQVMWTASDVGWVVGHSYIVYGPLIAGATTVLYEGKPVGTPDAGAFWRVAAEHGVDVLFTAPTALRAIRKADPDAVEPGRYDLSRLRHLFAAGERLDPATLEWAGTALGVPVIDHWWQTETGWAICANPVGLEELPVKAGSPTVPVPGFAVRILGPDGRQVPAGTEGNIALELPLPPGTLSTLWGSDERYRAAYLDVFDGYYATGDSGYVDEDGYVFVMGRTDDVINVSGHRLSTGAMEQAVGSHPAVAEAAVIGIADPVKGQRPSGYVVLKAGTEIDAEVLRAELVARVRSQIGPVADFKDVYVVDALPKTRSGKVLRKTMRQIADGVPHTVPSTIEDPGVLEALTAVLRPLP, translated from the coding sequence ATGGACGTGCAGAGCACCGGAGCCTACGCACAGGCCTATGAGCGCAGCAGTTCCGATCCCGAGGGTTTCTGGCTCGCTGCCGCTTCACTGGTGGACTGGGACACGCCGCCGTCCCGTGCCCTGGAGGACGCCAACGCTCCGTTGTACTCCTGGTATCCGGGGGCGGAACTCAACACCTCCTACAACGCGCTGGACCGGCACGTGGCCGCCGGCCGCGGAGACACGGCGGCGCTGATCTATGACTCGGCAATGCTCGGGACGAGCCGCACGTACACCTACCGCGAACTGCTCGCCGCGGTGGAACGCTTCGCGGGGGTACTGCGCGGGCTGGGGGTAGGCCCGGGGGACCGCGTGATCATTTACCTGCCGATGATCCCCGAAGCCGTGATTGCCATGCTGGCCGCCGCCCGGCTCGGTGCGGTCCACTCCGTGGTCTTCGGCGGATTCGCCCCGCGCGAGCTCGCCGCCCGGATCGACGACGCCGAACCCACCGTCATCGTGACGGCGACCGGCGGACTCGAACCCAAGCGGGCCGTCGAATACCTGCCCGCCGTCGCCGAGGCCCTGGAAACCGCAACCCACCGGGTGCGCGCCGTCGTCGTCGCCGAACGGACCGGCTTTAGCGGAACGCGCGAAGAGTTCGACGGCGCGGGAGGCGCGGCCTGGCATGACTGGGACGCGCTCGCCGCGGATGCACTGCCCGCCGGGCCGGTCCCCGTGGCCGCCGCCGATCCGCTGTACATCCTCTACACCTCCGGTACCACCGGCTCGCCCAAGGGTGTGGTGCGGGACAACGGATCCCACGCCGTGGCCATGGCCTGGTCCATGGAGAACATCTACGGGGTGGGTCCGGGGCAGGTGATGTGGACGGCCTCGGATGTCGGCTGGGTGGTGGGCCACTCCTACATTGTGTACGGCCCGCTGATCGCCGGCGCCACCACCGTGCTGTATGAAGGCAAGCCCGTGGGCACTCCGGATGCGGGGGCGTTCTGGCGGGTGGCGGCCGAGCACGGGGTCGATGTCCTCTTCACCGCGCCCACCGCGCTGCGGGCCATCCGGAAGGCCGACCCCGACGCCGTCGAGCCCGGCCGCTACGACCTCTCGCGGCTGCGGCACCTCTTTGCCGCCGGCGAGCGCCTTGACCCGGCCACGCTGGAATGGGCCGGGACCGCGCTGGGCGTGCCGGTAATTGACCACTGGTGGCAGACCGAGACCGGCTGGGCCATCTGCGCCAACCCCGTGGGCCTGGAGGAACTGCCGGTCAAGGCCGGGTCACCCACCGTGCCGGTTCCCGGGTTTGCCGTGCGGATCCTGGGACCGGACGGCAGGCAGGTGCCGGCCGGGACCGAGGGCAACATCGCCCTGGAGCTGCCGCTGCCGCCGGGAACACTGTCCACTCTGTGGGGCAGCGACGAACGCTACCGTGCCGCCTACCTGGACGTGTTCGACGGCTACTACGCCACGGGTGACTCCGGTTATGTGGACGAGGACGGTTATGTGTTCGTGATGGGGCGCACCGACGACGTCATCAATGTCTCCGGCCACCGGCTCTCCACCGGTGCCATGGAACAGGCCGTCGGCTCCCATCCGGCGGTCGCCGAGGCGGCCGTGATCGGCATTGCGGATCCGGTCAAGGGCCAGCGTCCCTCCGGCTACGTGGTGCTGAAGGCCGGTACGGAGATCGACGCCGAGGTGCTGCGTGCCGAGCTCGTGGCACGGGTGCGCTCGCAGATCGGCCCGGTGGCGGACTTCAAGGACGTGTATGTGGTGGATGCCCTGCCCAAGACCCGGTCCGGGAAGGTGCTGCGCAAGACCATGCGCCAGATCGCCGACGGCGTCCCGCACACCGTGCCCTCCACCATCGAGGACCCGGGCGTGCTGGAGGCCCTGACCGCGGTGCTGCGTCCGCTTCCCTAA
- a CDS encoding segregation and condensation protein A, whose product MTAALPDAREPDPRDPDAGASVPRTGFEVRLTNFTGPFDVLLGLISKHELDITEIALAAVTDEFLGYIRELFGTGPEVALDEASEFLVIAATLLDLKAARLLPAGDVEDEEDVALLEARDLLFARLLQYKAFREMAALLGERLSDEAQRFPRQVSLDPHFAAMLPELIWRTTPEQFADLAARALQPRDEQPPAVGLEHLHAPKTSVREQALILAERLTGGGAATFAALVSDADGPVAVARFLALLELFRDGSVSFEQETPLGELLITWTGNADPETGFAGVDEYEPEPAGGEDRPGKHTNVEGDGHDG is encoded by the coding sequence TTGACCGCAGCGCTGCCGGACGCCCGGGAACCGGATCCCCGGGATCCGGACGCCGGGGCATCAGTACCCCGCACCGGATTCGAAGTCCGCCTGACGAACTTCACCGGACCGTTCGACGTCCTGCTGGGCCTGATTTCCAAGCACGAGCTGGACATCACCGAGATTGCCCTCGCGGCCGTCACTGACGAGTTCCTCGGCTACATCCGTGAACTCTTCGGAACCGGGCCCGAGGTGGCGCTCGACGAGGCAAGTGAATTCCTGGTCATCGCCGCAACACTCCTGGACCTCAAGGCCGCACGGCTGCTTCCGGCCGGGGACGTTGAGGACGAGGAAGACGTTGCCCTGCTCGAGGCCCGGGACCTGCTGTTCGCCCGGCTGCTGCAGTACAAGGCGTTCCGGGAGATGGCCGCCCTGTTGGGGGAGCGGCTGTCCGATGAAGCGCAGCGCTTCCCCCGGCAGGTATCCCTGGACCCGCACTTCGCGGCAATGCTCCCGGAACTGATCTGGCGCACCACCCCGGAACAGTTCGCGGACCTTGCTGCCCGTGCGCTGCAGCCGCGCGACGAGCAGCCCCCGGCCGTGGGGCTCGAACACCTGCATGCCCCCAAGACCAGCGTCCGGGAACAGGCACTGATCCTGGCCGAACGCCTGACCGGCGGAGGCGCCGCAACGTTCGCGGCCCTTGTCTCCGACGCCGACGGTCCGGTCGCCGTGGCCCGCTTCCTGGCGCTGCTGGAACTGTTCCGCGACGGGTCCGTCAGTTTCGAGCAGGAAACCCCGCTGGGGGAACTGCTCATCACCTGGACCGGGAATGCGGATCCGGAAACCGGGTTCGCCGGAGTGGATGAATACGAGCCGGAACCCGCCGGCGGCGAAGACCGCCCGGGGAAACACACGAACGTGGAAGGGGACGGTCATGACGGCTGA
- the scpB gene encoding SMC-Scp complex subunit ScpB, translating into MTAEPAFDTGKGAGEGIDGAAALPGGVKGAVEAVLMVVDEPAAPALLASVIGVPEQEVLAALTELQQEYDGYTGGGPEGAPRGFELRDVAGGWRIFSRADYAPVVSKFVLEGQSARLSQAALETLAVIAYRQPVSRARVSAIRGVNVDSVVRTLVQRGFIVDAGTEPETGSLLYRTTPYFLERLGLGSLDELPQIAPHLPGLENLAEFEDTTY; encoded by the coding sequence ATGACGGCTGAACCTGCTTTCGATACCGGGAAGGGTGCCGGGGAAGGCATCGATGGAGCAGCTGCACTGCCCGGCGGTGTGAAGGGTGCCGTGGAAGCGGTGCTGATGGTGGTGGACGAACCCGCGGCCCCCGCACTGCTGGCCTCGGTGATCGGCGTGCCGGAGCAGGAAGTGCTCGCTGCCCTCACGGAACTGCAGCAGGAGTATGACGGCTATACTGGGGGTGGACCCGAGGGCGCACCGCGTGGTTTTGAACTCCGCGATGTTGCAGGCGGATGGCGGATTTTTTCCCGCGCTGACTATGCGCCCGTTGTGTCGAAGTTTGTACTGGAAGGCCAGAGTGCCCGGCTGTCGCAGGCCGCACTGGAAACATTGGCGGTCATTGCCTATCGGCAGCCCGTCTCCCGGGCCCGGGTCTCCGCGATCCGGGGAGTCAACGTCGATTCGGTGGTCCGCACGCTGGTGCAGCGTGGTTTCATCGTCGACGCCGGCACGGAACCGGAAACCGGTTCGCTGCTGTACCGGACAACGCCGTACTTCCTGGAACGGCTTGGCCTGGGCAGTCTCGACGAGCTTCCGCAGATTGCACCGCACCTGCCTGGGCTGGAAAACCTGGCCGAATTTGAAGACACTACTTATTAA
- a CDS encoding GNAT family N-acetyltransferase produces the protein MTALGPYLPRGTLNREEQPVLDADGLFLRPWAAADAAVVLKAYSEPGISRYNRRSMSTEEEAVEWTRGWGVRWQEETGANWAVCAGDGRVVGRAALSRINLYEGDGELGYWVLWAERGKSVAPRAVQALKNWAFGTVGLKRLQLSHSVRNEASCRVARKTGFDLEGTKRSALRHADGWHDMHLHAVVRPQRSTST, from the coding sequence ATGACTGCACTTGGCCCGTATCTGCCCCGGGGGACGCTGAACCGAGAAGAGCAGCCCGTCCTCGATGCAGACGGCCTGTTCCTGCGTCCCTGGGCCGCCGCCGATGCCGCGGTGGTGCTGAAGGCGTACAGCGAACCGGGCATCTCGCGCTACAACCGCCGGTCGATGTCGACCGAGGAAGAAGCCGTTGAGTGGACCCGCGGCTGGGGAGTCCGGTGGCAGGAAGAGACCGGGGCCAACTGGGCCGTATGTGCCGGTGACGGGAGAGTCGTGGGGCGGGCGGCGCTAAGCCGCATCAACCTCTACGAAGGTGACGGCGAACTGGGGTACTGGGTGCTTTGGGCGGAACGGGGAAAGTCAGTTGCACCGCGCGCCGTGCAGGCGCTGAAAAACTGGGCGTTCGGGACGGTGGGCCTCAAACGCCTCCAGCTTTCCCATTCGGTCCGCAATGAGGCCTCCTGCCGGGTAGCCCGGAAAACCGGCTTCGACCTGGAGGGAACCAAGCGAAGCGCCCTGCGGCATGCCGACGGCTGGCACGATATGCACCTCCATGCGGTGGTGCGGCCGCAACGTTCGACCTCTACTTGA
- a CDS encoding response regulator: MTRHSPGSDVGVLVVEDEEIPAEAHAEYVRRVPGFRLAGVARTGAEALEALKTAESAPVGSEAQIGLVLLDMNLPDLHGLDLLRRIRGAGLPVDVIAITAVRDLAVVRSAMSGGIAQYLIKPFTFSAFSAKLAAYAEYRRRIDEQAASTTQSEVDSAFAALRPAVAGPLPKGLSGETLEAVADLLKRARTPLSASEAAEALAMSRITTRRYLEHLADQQSVLRSPRYGTRGRPELEYSWRW, translated from the coding sequence GTGACCCGGCACTCCCCCGGGTCCGACGTCGGCGTGCTGGTGGTCGAGGATGAGGAGATTCCCGCCGAGGCCCACGCGGAGTATGTCCGCCGGGTGCCGGGATTCCGGTTGGCCGGCGTCGCCCGCACCGGAGCGGAGGCCCTGGAGGCGCTGAAGACCGCAGAGTCCGCACCGGTCGGCAGCGAAGCGCAGATCGGCCTGGTGCTGCTGGACATGAACCTGCCGGACCTGCACGGCCTGGACCTGCTGCGCCGGATCCGCGGGGCGGGACTCCCAGTGGATGTCATAGCCATTACCGCGGTCCGGGACCTGGCAGTGGTCCGCAGTGCCATGTCCGGAGGCATTGCCCAATACCTGATCAAGCCGTTTACGTTTTCTGCCTTCAGCGCCAAGCTCGCCGCGTATGCCGAGTACCGGCGCCGGATAGACGAGCAGGCAGCGTCGACCACGCAAAGCGAGGTGGACAGTGCGTTCGCCGCCCTGCGTCCCGCCGTCGCCGGCCCGCTGCCCAAGGGCCTTTCCGGGGAGACCCTGGAAGCCGTCGCGGACCTGCTCAAACGTGCCCGGACGCCGCTCTCCGCCTCCGAGGCCGCGGAAGCCCTGGCCATGTCCCGGATCACCACGCGCCGCTACCTGGAGCATCTGGCGGACCAGCAGTCCGTGCTGCGCTCGCCGAGGTACGGCACCCGGGGCCGGCCGGAGCTGGAATACAGCTGGCGCTGGTAG